A window from Apostichopus japonicus isolate 1M-3 chromosome 2, ASM3797524v1, whole genome shotgun sequence encodes these proteins:
- the LOC139982484 gene encoding mesoderm induction early response protein 1-like isoform X3: MSLIILCEMDTSLLQSTDVSLKAVSPESDGDFDFQGETADDDERTIEEEEQLDSRESFTNELDDLQQEADIPVADLIAMYYPAGNAGSPVDDDDDTDDSTGEILSSNDLSLDKEEVARDLLPDETKLEEEEEQEEDTPEKSPESGFQGNGEGTFGHGTHRLLRSSTAGPDDESDMDSEDSEYVPLDEWKKDINVGRDFQAAVPEGLSPYDDGPVYENEDALLWDPSKLEDGDVEDFLSQIQLPSHGPQDGNSIPSGTHVRDDEKALFILLQCGHSVDEALRRNRMQIVAPTDELSLWSEEECRNFESGLRTYGKNFYLIHRHKVRTRSVGELVHFYYLWKKTERHDAFSHITRLSKKKYHVHPGITDYMDRFLDDSESVLSPTPAHSMLDRNRLNKPTVLPSVNGGSMELQNSPEIGGIVTSDLPKETSHSDDRSVRLTRVSEQIPTGRDMGPPIKRYKLDKEVEAEILKNLDSLVAIPDLLEGSLQNPNRITQELISTAHGPISDNGENIPPRPVSEPVTEFNGTEIQSSNSNNSTPANYPWPS, encoded by the exons ATGTCACTAATCATCCTTTGCGAGATGGACACCAGTCTATTGCAGAGTACCGAT GTATCGTTGAAGGCTGTTAGCCCTG AATCTGATGGAGATTTTGACTTTCAAGGTGAAACAGCAGACGATGACGAAAGAACGATAGAAGAGGAGGAGCAATTGGACAGTAGGGAGAGTTTTACCAACGAGTTAGATGACTTACAACAG GAAGCCGACATCCCTGTTGCTGATCTAATAGCTATGTACTATCCAGCTGGCAATGCTGGTAGTCCTGTGGATGATGACGACGACACGGATGACAGCACAGGAGAGATCCTCAGTAGCAACGACCTGTCTCTTGATAAAGAAGAAGTGGCCAGGGACCTTCTCCCAGATGAAACCAAgctggaggaggaggaggagcaggaGGAGGACACCCCGGAGAAAAGTCCCGAGAGCGGTTTCCAAGGGAACGGTGAAGGGACATTTGGACATGGAACGCACAGACTTCTGAGAT CTTCAACCGCTGGACCTGACGATGAATCTGATATGGATTCAGAAGATTCTGAATATGTGCCACTTGATGAATGGAAGAAG GATATAAATGTCGGTAGAGACTTTCAGGCTGCAGTTCCAGAGGGGCTAAGTCCCTACGATGACGGCCCAG TTTATGAAAATGAAGATGCACTATTGTGGGATCCATCCAAACTTGAAGACGGTGATGTTGAAGATTTCCTCAGTCAGATTCAACTTCCCAGCCACGGTCCACAAGATGGTAATTCCATTCCAAGCGGAACTCATGTCAGAGATGACGAAAAG GCTTTGTTTATACTCCTTCAATGTGGTCACAGTGTGGATGAGGCCCTCAGAAGGAACAGGATGCAGATTGTAGCTCCAACAGACGAATTAAGTCTATGGTCAGAAGAGGAATGCAGAAACTTTGAGAGTGGTCTCAGAACATATGGAAAAAACTTTTACCTCATACATAGACACAAG GTCCGAACCAGGTCAGTAGGAGAACTTGTACATTTTTATTACCTCTGGAAGAAGACCGAAAGACACGATGCCTTTTCTCATATAACAAGACTTTCGAAGAAGAAATATCACGTCCACCCTGGTATAAC TGATTACATGGACAGATTTCTGGATGACTCTGAGAGTGTTTTAAGTCCAACTCCAGCTCATTCAATGCTAGATCGCAATAGACTAAACAAACCCACGGTGCTCCCATCAGTAAATGGGGGATCCATGGAACTTCAAAACTCACCCGAGATTGGAGGTATTGTGACCAGCGATTTACCAAAGGAAACGTCTCATTCTGATGACCGGTCTGTCCGGCTCACTCGAGTCTCAGAGCAGATTCCAACGGGGCGGGACATGGGTCCACCCATCAAACGGTATAAATTGGACAAGGAGGTGGAAGCtgaaatattgaagaatttGGATTCCCTAGTTGCCATTCCAGATCTACTCGAAGGATCTTTACAGAATCCAAACCGCATAACTCAGgaacttatatcaactgctcatGGACCAATAAGTGACAATGGTGAAAACATCCCACCACGACCAGTCAGTGAACCCGTCACTGAATTCAATGGGACAGAGATTCAGTCTTCCAACTCAAATAACTCAACTCCTGCAAATTATCCTTGGCCGAGTTAA
- the LOC139982484 gene encoding mesoderm induction early response protein 1-like isoform X1 has protein sequence MSLIILCEMDTSLLQSTDVDVDVSLKAVSPESDGDFDFQGETADDDERTIEEEEQLDSRESFTNELDDLQQEADIPVADLIAMYYPAGNAGSPVDDDDDTDDSTGEILSSNDLSLDKEEVARDLLPDETKLEEEEEQEEDTPEKSPESGFQGNGEGTFGHGTHRLLRSSTAGPDDESDMDSEDSEYVPLDEWKKDINVGRDFQAAVPEGLSPYDDGPVYENEDALLWDPSKLEDGDVEDFLSQIQLPSHGPQDGNSIPSGTHVRDDEKALFILLQCGHSVDEALRRNRMQIVAPTDELSLWSEEECRNFESGLRTYGKNFYLIHRHKVRTRSVGELVHFYYLWKKTERHDAFSHITRLSKKKYHVHPGITDYMDRFLDDSESVLSPTPAHSMLDRNRLNKPTVLPSVNGGSMELQNSPEIGGIVTSDLPKETSHSDDRSVRLTRVSEQIPTGRDMGPPIKRYKLDKEVEAEILKNLDSLVAIPDLLEGSLQNPNRITQELISTAHGPISDNGENIPPRPVSEPVTEFNGTEIQSSNSNNSTPANYPWPS, from the exons ATGTCACTAATCATCCTTTGCGAGATGGACACCAGTCTATTGCAGAGTACCGATGTAGATGTAGAT GTATCGTTGAAGGCTGTTAGCCCTG AATCTGATGGAGATTTTGACTTTCAAGGTGAAACAGCAGACGATGACGAAAGAACGATAGAAGAGGAGGAGCAATTGGACAGTAGGGAGAGTTTTACCAACGAGTTAGATGACTTACAACAG GAAGCCGACATCCCTGTTGCTGATCTAATAGCTATGTACTATCCAGCTGGCAATGCTGGTAGTCCTGTGGATGATGACGACGACACGGATGACAGCACAGGAGAGATCCTCAGTAGCAACGACCTGTCTCTTGATAAAGAAGAAGTGGCCAGGGACCTTCTCCCAGATGAAACCAAgctggaggaggaggaggagcaggaGGAGGACACCCCGGAGAAAAGTCCCGAGAGCGGTTTCCAAGGGAACGGTGAAGGGACATTTGGACATGGAACGCACAGACTTCTGAGAT CTTCAACCGCTGGACCTGACGATGAATCTGATATGGATTCAGAAGATTCTGAATATGTGCCACTTGATGAATGGAAGAAG GATATAAATGTCGGTAGAGACTTTCAGGCTGCAGTTCCAGAGGGGCTAAGTCCCTACGATGACGGCCCAG TTTATGAAAATGAAGATGCACTATTGTGGGATCCATCCAAACTTGAAGACGGTGATGTTGAAGATTTCCTCAGTCAGATTCAACTTCCCAGCCACGGTCCACAAGATGGTAATTCCATTCCAAGCGGAACTCATGTCAGAGATGACGAAAAG GCTTTGTTTATACTCCTTCAATGTGGTCACAGTGTGGATGAGGCCCTCAGAAGGAACAGGATGCAGATTGTAGCTCCAACAGACGAATTAAGTCTATGGTCAGAAGAGGAATGCAGAAACTTTGAGAGTGGTCTCAGAACATATGGAAAAAACTTTTACCTCATACATAGACACAAG GTCCGAACCAGGTCAGTAGGAGAACTTGTACATTTTTATTACCTCTGGAAGAAGACCGAAAGACACGATGCCTTTTCTCATATAACAAGACTTTCGAAGAAGAAATATCACGTCCACCCTGGTATAAC TGATTACATGGACAGATTTCTGGATGACTCTGAGAGTGTTTTAAGTCCAACTCCAGCTCATTCAATGCTAGATCGCAATAGACTAAACAAACCCACGGTGCTCCCATCAGTAAATGGGGGATCCATGGAACTTCAAAACTCACCCGAGATTGGAGGTATTGTGACCAGCGATTTACCAAAGGAAACGTCTCATTCTGATGACCGGTCTGTCCGGCTCACTCGAGTCTCAGAGCAGATTCCAACGGGGCGGGACATGGGTCCACCCATCAAACGGTATAAATTGGACAAGGAGGTGGAAGCtgaaatattgaagaatttGGATTCCCTAGTTGCCATTCCAGATCTACTCGAAGGATCTTTACAGAATCCAAACCGCATAACTCAGgaacttatatcaactgctcatGGACCAATAAGTGACAATGGTGAAAACATCCCACCACGACCAGTCAGTGAACCCGTCACTGAATTCAATGGGACAGAGATTCAGTCTTCCAACTCAAATAACTCAACTCCTGCAAATTATCCTTGGCCGAGTTAA
- the LOC139982484 gene encoding mesoderm induction early response protein 1-like isoform X4, with protein MAEVSLKAVSPESDGDFDFQGETADDDERTIEEEEQLDSRESFTNELDDLQQEADIPVADLIAMYYPAGNAGSPVDDDDDTDDSTGEILSSNDLSLDKEEVARDLLPDETKLEEEEEQEEDTPEKSPESGFQGNGEGTFGHGTHRLLRSSTAGPDDESDMDSEDSEYVPLDEWKKDINVGRDFQAAVPEGLSPYDDGPVYENEDALLWDPSKLEDGDVEDFLSQIQLPSHGPQDGNSIPSGTHVRDDEKALFILLQCGHSVDEALRRNRMQIVAPTDELSLWSEEECRNFESGLRTYGKNFYLIHRHKVRTRSVGELVHFYYLWKKTERHDAFSHITRLSKKKYHVHPGITDYMDRFLDDSESVLSPTPAHSMLDRNRLNKPTVLPSVNGGSMELQNSPEIGGIVTSDLPKETSHSDDRSVRLTRVSEQIPTGRDMGPPIKRYKLDKEVEAEILKNLDSLVAIPDLLEGSLQNPNRITQELISTAHGPISDNGENIPPRPVSEPVTEFNGTEIQSSNSNNSTPANYPWPS; from the exons ATGGCGGAG GTATCGTTGAAGGCTGTTAGCCCTG AATCTGATGGAGATTTTGACTTTCAAGGTGAAACAGCAGACGATGACGAAAGAACGATAGAAGAGGAGGAGCAATTGGACAGTAGGGAGAGTTTTACCAACGAGTTAGATGACTTACAACAG GAAGCCGACATCCCTGTTGCTGATCTAATAGCTATGTACTATCCAGCTGGCAATGCTGGTAGTCCTGTGGATGATGACGACGACACGGATGACAGCACAGGAGAGATCCTCAGTAGCAACGACCTGTCTCTTGATAAAGAAGAAGTGGCCAGGGACCTTCTCCCAGATGAAACCAAgctggaggaggaggaggagcaggaGGAGGACACCCCGGAGAAAAGTCCCGAGAGCGGTTTCCAAGGGAACGGTGAAGGGACATTTGGACATGGAACGCACAGACTTCTGAGAT CTTCAACCGCTGGACCTGACGATGAATCTGATATGGATTCAGAAGATTCTGAATATGTGCCACTTGATGAATGGAAGAAG GATATAAATGTCGGTAGAGACTTTCAGGCTGCAGTTCCAGAGGGGCTAAGTCCCTACGATGACGGCCCAG TTTATGAAAATGAAGATGCACTATTGTGGGATCCATCCAAACTTGAAGACGGTGATGTTGAAGATTTCCTCAGTCAGATTCAACTTCCCAGCCACGGTCCACAAGATGGTAATTCCATTCCAAGCGGAACTCATGTCAGAGATGACGAAAAG GCTTTGTTTATACTCCTTCAATGTGGTCACAGTGTGGATGAGGCCCTCAGAAGGAACAGGATGCAGATTGTAGCTCCAACAGACGAATTAAGTCTATGGTCAGAAGAGGAATGCAGAAACTTTGAGAGTGGTCTCAGAACATATGGAAAAAACTTTTACCTCATACATAGACACAAG GTCCGAACCAGGTCAGTAGGAGAACTTGTACATTTTTATTACCTCTGGAAGAAGACCGAAAGACACGATGCCTTTTCTCATATAACAAGACTTTCGAAGAAGAAATATCACGTCCACCCTGGTATAAC TGATTACATGGACAGATTTCTGGATGACTCTGAGAGTGTTTTAAGTCCAACTCCAGCTCATTCAATGCTAGATCGCAATAGACTAAACAAACCCACGGTGCTCCCATCAGTAAATGGGGGATCCATGGAACTTCAAAACTCACCCGAGATTGGAGGTATTGTGACCAGCGATTTACCAAAGGAAACGTCTCATTCTGATGACCGGTCTGTCCGGCTCACTCGAGTCTCAGAGCAGATTCCAACGGGGCGGGACATGGGTCCACCCATCAAACGGTATAAATTGGACAAGGAGGTGGAAGCtgaaatattgaagaatttGGATTCCCTAGTTGCCATTCCAGATCTACTCGAAGGATCTTTACAGAATCCAAACCGCATAACTCAGgaacttatatcaactgctcatGGACCAATAAGTGACAATGGTGAAAACATCCCACCACGACCAGTCAGTGAACCCGTCACTGAATTCAATGGGACAGAGATTCAGTCTTCCAACTCAAATAACTCAACTCCTGCAAATTATCCTTGGCCGAGTTAA
- the LOC139982473 gene encoding dynein axonemal intermediate chain 4-like, with amino-acid sequence MSTNKSKGGGSGLKVPAGNLTRSKAAGSVSQSRLFKEKNVTIGMGSRTTVNSSSRKSQTGIDSKLESKIGLKVQTAVQVFDEDGTDVTPLPLFIVDPTTVKQNQSKIFAAGESSTGTPTDLMSQASIYQTGVTSFAAPFTRSLFGTTLSHQSSRSSRDSFAEEITEPTTGVTNIVSGLADVQRKHAEVREELSEADLDKIVDITLTESEMIWLLDITGTCASQETDEAEAIRAKNQKYTELCKARDGNDRYADRGMQTFNDAPKHKDVQTAKVEHMDAGSIATTWDLYDTYNNEVSEGTSTAEIIPEDAESDTFEAAENKSSSDVNKDSMGSKSGGSENKSSMLTSSSVDMDNTAEEQDKSKQEHSKARDEAILESEDLVKDLFVMERVVTLNIYQAKLAAYRGLDILPDIDAVKEETPEEQKNAPVDIAQLGPNLDRLWAYSCLLTKGRNVSCMAWNQLNPDLLAVGYGQFGFTEQKGGIVCCWSLKNPEYPERVFQCEAGVTALDYSLTNENLLAVGMYNGSVAIYNVRASSDEPILDSYESRGKHGAPVWQLQWIDKEKGSSGEEKGEILVSISTDGRVTQWQIRKGFECADLMKLKKLAKATKKKDKESKDGQKGEAFISRQASGLCFDFHSGDPNIYLAGTEDGHIHKCSCSYNEQYLDSYDGHTGAVYKLRWSPFLPDVFLSCSADWSIRLWIQNRIKPVFNFFSSTKSVMDVCWSPTSATVFGCVNEGAVEIWDLAVNTLDPIIVSVPAPGVKLSCLLFASNSNSLLVGDSEGQVSVYQLRNMPVVQNNQVDMLSDLIHQTISSQRGSHHN; translated from the exons ATGTCAACGAACAAATCAAAAGGAGG AGGATCTGGACTGAAGGTGCCAGCAGGAAACCTAACCAGAAGTAAAGCTGCTGGATCTGTAAGCCAGAGTCGCCTctttaaagagaaaaatgtCACAATTGGTATGGGATCACGGACAACGGTCAATTCCTCAAGCCGTAAAAGTCAGACTGGTATCGATAGCAAACTTGAGAGCAAGATTGGGTTGAAAGTACAGACAGCTGTACAG GTGTTTGATGAGGATGGCACTGACGTTACTCCTTTGCCACTGTTCATCGTCGATCCAACAACCGTCAAGCAGAACCAGAGCAAAATATTTGCTGCTGGAGAATCCAGCACAGGAACA CCAACAGATCTGATGTCTCAAGCTTCAATATATCAGACTGGAGTGACAAGCTTTGCTGCACCATTTACAAG GTCACTCTTCGGAACCACCTTGTCTCACCAGTCTAGTCGTTCATCTAGAGATTCGTTCGCAGAAGAAATCACAGAGCCTACAACTGGAGTTACAAACATTGTCTCTGGACTGGCAG ATGTTCAAAGGAAACATGCAGAAGTGCGGGAGGAGCTCTCAGAGGCAGACCTGGACAAGATCGTTGACATCACTCTCACTGAATCTGAAATGATCTGGTTATTGGATATTACAGGGACGTGTGCCTCTCAAGAGACAGATGAGGCAGAAGCTATTCGGGCGAAGAATCAAAAGTATACAGAG ttaTGCAAAGCAAGAGATGGCAATGACAGATATGCAGACAGAGGTATGCAAACATTCAATGATGCGCCAAAACACAAAGATGTACAAACAGCCAAGGTGGAACACATG GATGCTGGCAGTATTGCAACCACGTGGGATTTATATGATACTTACAACAATGAAGTCTCTGAAGGAACCT CTACAGCAGAGATCATTCCTGAAGATGCAGAAAGTGACACATTTGAGGCAGCAGAAAACAAATCCAGCTCAGATGTTAACAAGGATTCAATGGGTAGCAAATCTGGAG GAAGTGAAAACAAGTCCAGCATGCTAACCTCCTCATCAGTTGACATGGATAATACTGCTGAGGAACAGGACAAATCAAAGCAAGAACACTCTAAAGCTAGAGATGAAGCCATTTTGGAG TCTGAAGATTTAGTTAAAGATCTGTTTGTGATGGAGAGGGTCGTGACCCTTAATATTTACCAGGCTAAGCTGGCAGCTTACAGGGGACTGGATATCCTCCCAG ACATCGATGCTGTTAAAGAGGAGACACCTGAGGAGCAAAAGAACGCACCTGTTGACATCGCTCAGCTCGGACCAAATTTAGACAGACTCTGGGCGTATTCATGTTTACTCACAAAGGGTAGAAACGTCAGCTGTATGGCTTGGAATCAACTGAATCCT GATCTGTTGGCCGTGGGCTACGGACAGTTTGGTTTCACAGAGCAGAAAGGAGGCATTGTTTGTTGTTGGTCTCTGAAAAACCCAGAG TATCCAGAGAGAGTCTTCCAGTGTGAAGCGGGAGTAACTGCCTTGGATTACTCTCTCACCAACGAAAACTTGTTAGCG GTTGGCATGTACAATGGATCAGTTGCAATATATAATGTGAGGGCTTCCAGCGATGAACCCATACTGGATAGCTA TGAGAGCAGAGGCAAACATGGCGCCCCTGTCTGGCAACTTCAGTGGATTGACAAAGAAAAGGGTTCTTCCGGGGAAGAGAAAGGAGAAATCTTAGTATCAATATCAACAGATGGACGAGTTACTCAGTGGCAAATTAGAAAG GGCTTTGAATGTGCAGATCTGATGAAACTAAAGAAGTTAGCTAAAGCTACCAAGAAGAAAGACAAAGAATCTAAAGATGGCCAGAAAGGAGAAGCTTTCATATCAAGACAAGCATCGGGACTGTGCTTTGATTTTCATTCTGGTGACCCTAATAT ATACCTCGCTGGCACAGAAGATGGTCACATCCATAAATGCTCTTGTTCCTACAATGAACAATATCTGGACAGTTATGATGGCCACAca GGTGCTGTCTACAAACTCAGATGGTCTCCATTCCTGCCCGACGTCTTTCTTAGTTGCAGTGCGGACTGGAGTATAAGGCTGTGGATCCAAAACAGGATAAAACCAGTGTTTAATTTCTTCTCATCCACA AAATCAGTTATGGATGTTTGTTGGTCACCGACCTCAGCGACTGTCTTTGGTTGTGTTAACGAGGGCGCTGTAGAGATATGGGATCTAGCAGTAAATAC GTTAGATCCTATTATCGTGAGTGTTCCAGCACCGGGTGTCAAACTCTCCTGCTTACTATTTGCCTCTAATTCAAAT TCTCTGCTGGTCGGTGACAGTGAAGGTCAAGTGTCAGTCTATCAGCTGAGGAACATGCCTGTCGTCCAAAACAATCAG GTTGATATGTTGTCAGATCTCATTCATCAGACCATATCAAGCCAGCGAGGATCACATCACAACTAG
- the LOC139982484 gene encoding mesoderm induction early response protein 1-like isoform X2 — MSLIILCEMDTSLLQSTDVDVSLKAVSPESDGDFDFQGETADDDERTIEEEEQLDSRESFTNELDDLQQEADIPVADLIAMYYPAGNAGSPVDDDDDTDDSTGEILSSNDLSLDKEEVARDLLPDETKLEEEEEQEEDTPEKSPESGFQGNGEGTFGHGTHRLLRSSTAGPDDESDMDSEDSEYVPLDEWKKDINVGRDFQAAVPEGLSPYDDGPVYENEDALLWDPSKLEDGDVEDFLSQIQLPSHGPQDGNSIPSGTHVRDDEKALFILLQCGHSVDEALRRNRMQIVAPTDELSLWSEEECRNFESGLRTYGKNFYLIHRHKVRTRSVGELVHFYYLWKKTERHDAFSHITRLSKKKYHVHPGITDYMDRFLDDSESVLSPTPAHSMLDRNRLNKPTVLPSVNGGSMELQNSPEIGGIVTSDLPKETSHSDDRSVRLTRVSEQIPTGRDMGPPIKRYKLDKEVEAEILKNLDSLVAIPDLLEGSLQNPNRITQELISTAHGPISDNGENIPPRPVSEPVTEFNGTEIQSSNSNNSTPANYPWPS; from the exons ATGTCACTAATCATCCTTTGCGAGATGGACACCAGTCTATTGCAGAGTACCGATGTAGAT GTATCGTTGAAGGCTGTTAGCCCTG AATCTGATGGAGATTTTGACTTTCAAGGTGAAACAGCAGACGATGACGAAAGAACGATAGAAGAGGAGGAGCAATTGGACAGTAGGGAGAGTTTTACCAACGAGTTAGATGACTTACAACAG GAAGCCGACATCCCTGTTGCTGATCTAATAGCTATGTACTATCCAGCTGGCAATGCTGGTAGTCCTGTGGATGATGACGACGACACGGATGACAGCACAGGAGAGATCCTCAGTAGCAACGACCTGTCTCTTGATAAAGAAGAAGTGGCCAGGGACCTTCTCCCAGATGAAACCAAgctggaggaggaggaggagcaggaGGAGGACACCCCGGAGAAAAGTCCCGAGAGCGGTTTCCAAGGGAACGGTGAAGGGACATTTGGACATGGAACGCACAGACTTCTGAGAT CTTCAACCGCTGGACCTGACGATGAATCTGATATGGATTCAGAAGATTCTGAATATGTGCCACTTGATGAATGGAAGAAG GATATAAATGTCGGTAGAGACTTTCAGGCTGCAGTTCCAGAGGGGCTAAGTCCCTACGATGACGGCCCAG TTTATGAAAATGAAGATGCACTATTGTGGGATCCATCCAAACTTGAAGACGGTGATGTTGAAGATTTCCTCAGTCAGATTCAACTTCCCAGCCACGGTCCACAAGATGGTAATTCCATTCCAAGCGGAACTCATGTCAGAGATGACGAAAAG GCTTTGTTTATACTCCTTCAATGTGGTCACAGTGTGGATGAGGCCCTCAGAAGGAACAGGATGCAGATTGTAGCTCCAACAGACGAATTAAGTCTATGGTCAGAAGAGGAATGCAGAAACTTTGAGAGTGGTCTCAGAACATATGGAAAAAACTTTTACCTCATACATAGACACAAG GTCCGAACCAGGTCAGTAGGAGAACTTGTACATTTTTATTACCTCTGGAAGAAGACCGAAAGACACGATGCCTTTTCTCATATAACAAGACTTTCGAAGAAGAAATATCACGTCCACCCTGGTATAAC TGATTACATGGACAGATTTCTGGATGACTCTGAGAGTGTTTTAAGTCCAACTCCAGCTCATTCAATGCTAGATCGCAATAGACTAAACAAACCCACGGTGCTCCCATCAGTAAATGGGGGATCCATGGAACTTCAAAACTCACCCGAGATTGGAGGTATTGTGACCAGCGATTTACCAAAGGAAACGTCTCATTCTGATGACCGGTCTGTCCGGCTCACTCGAGTCTCAGAGCAGATTCCAACGGGGCGGGACATGGGTCCACCCATCAAACGGTATAAATTGGACAAGGAGGTGGAAGCtgaaatattgaagaatttGGATTCCCTAGTTGCCATTCCAGATCTACTCGAAGGATCTTTACAGAATCCAAACCGCATAACTCAGgaacttatatcaactgctcatGGACCAATAAGTGACAATGGTGAAAACATCCCACCACGACCAGTCAGTGAACCCGTCACTGAATTCAATGGGACAGAGATTCAGTCTTCCAACTCAAATAACTCAACTCCTGCAAATTATCCTTGGCCGAGTTAA